In Pseudodesulfovibrio sp. S3, one genomic interval encodes:
- a CDS encoding efflux RND transporter periplasmic adaptor subunit, with amino-acid sequence MKKFIFILIAVLLTGGGVWYFTGGQSTDKIKVLKTDTVKRGNVSRVLEATGIVKAQVGAQVKVGAQATGVLESVPVKVGDRVRKGDLIAQIDARELRARIAEAQANLELARAKLQYMEKNLPRKRSLVQQKLEAQDSLDVAFQDAEIARHTVSSSLAKLKTLQIQLSYTRIYSPIDGVVSQVAAQEGETIVSGLSVSNLITVLDPGKLEMWIYIDETDVGRVDKGLPVKYTVDSFRDKVFEGTVDRIYPEPEIRDNIVYYRTLVTVSGEQAESLRPEMTTQCKVVVETRNDVLTVPNNALKWVKDRQVCFRVTDPKLEPEEVSPELGLVGLETSEVLGGLSEGDTVATQLVLPGAKVGKKGM; translated from the coding sequence ATGAAAAAATTCATATTCATCCTCATAGCCGTCCTGTTGACCGGCGGTGGCGTCTGGTATTTTACCGGGGGACAGTCCACCGACAAAATCAAGGTGCTCAAGACCGATACCGTCAAGCGCGGCAATGTTTCTCGCGTGTTGGAGGCCACCGGCATCGTCAAGGCCCAGGTGGGCGCCCAGGTCAAGGTCGGGGCACAGGCCACCGGTGTGCTCGAATCCGTGCCCGTCAAGGTGGGGGACCGTGTCAGGAAGGGCGACCTCATCGCCCAGATCGACGCCCGGGAACTCCGCGCTCGCATAGCCGAGGCCCAGGCCAATCTCGAATTGGCCCGTGCCAAGCTCCAGTACATGGAAAAAAATCTGCCCAGGAAGCGATCCCTGGTGCAGCAGAAACTCGAGGCTCAGGATTCCCTGGACGTGGCCTTTCAGGACGCGGAGATCGCCCGGCATACCGTGTCCTCCTCCCTGGCCAAGCTCAAGACCCTGCAAATCCAGCTCTCCTACACCCGGATTTATTCTCCCATCGACGGGGTGGTCAGTCAGGTGGCGGCCCAGGAAGGCGAGACCATCGTCTCGGGACTGTCCGTGTCCAACCTGATCACGGTGCTTGACCCGGGCAAGCTCGAAATGTGGATATACATCGACGAAACCGACGTGGGCCGCGTGGACAAGGGGTTGCCGGTCAAATACACGGTAGACTCATTTCGCGACAAGGTCTTTGAAGGCACTGTGGACCGCATTTATCCGGAGCCGGAAATCCGCGATAACATCGTCTACTACCGCACCCTGGTGACGGTTTCCGGTGAGCAGGCCGAATCCCTTCGGCCCGAGATGACCACGCAGTGCAAGGTGGTCGTGGAAACCCGGAATGACGTGCTCACCGTGCCCAACAACGCCCTCAAGTGGGTCAAGGACCGCCAGGTCTGTTTTCGCGTGACCGACCCCAAGCTGGAGCCGGAGGAAGTTTCCCCGGAACTCGGCCTGGTCGGCCTGGAAACTTCCGAGGTGCTCGGCGGGTTGTCCGAAGGCGACACCGTGGCCACCCAGCTTGTCCT
- a CDS encoding YkgJ family cysteine cluster protein, translating to MIEARFHIFIGLFRRFRAWVLGREVEVVGQCTLCGQCCKDILLKDEGRWLRRKSQYEKLVASAPEHARFRLVGRDMSGFLIFSCSMLGTDNCCSCHESRPALCRNYPTKSLYYQGRQLPADCSYSFKAVTFSDVLAGRKRFRPCVFSKVLQQEIEQEKNKLT from the coding sequence GTGATCGAGGCCCGATTCCATATATTCATCGGATTGTTCCGCCGCTTTCGGGCCTGGGTCCTTGGTCGCGAGGTGGAGGTGGTGGGGCAGTGCACCCTTTGCGGCCAGTGCTGCAAAGACATCCTGCTCAAGGATGAGGGGCGGTGGCTGCGCAGGAAATCCCAGTACGAAAAACTGGTGGCGTCAGCCCCGGAACATGCCCGGTTCCGTCTTGTCGGCCGGGATATGTCGGGGTTCCTGATCTTCTCGTGCTCCATGCTCGGGACCGACAATTGCTGCTCCTGCCATGAATCGCGTCCCGCTTTATGTAGAAATTATCCGACCAAGTCGCTATATTACCAAGGGCGACAGCTTCCGGCCGACTGCAGCTACTCATTCAAGGCTGTGACTTTCAGCGATGTACTCGCCGGGCGCAAACGGTTTCGGCCTTGTGTTTTCTCCAAAGTGCTGCAACAGGAAATCGAACAGGAAAAAAACAAACTGACATGA
- the hflK gene encoding FtsH protease activity modulator HflK yields MNWDWEKLQKQQQGRPGGKPPSFDDFQDQFDKLKKFKLPGWKLIIPIFIVLWIASGFYIVEPDEVGVVKQFGQFNRITTAGPNYHIPFPVESALTPKVTQIRRVEFGFRSTGRAKTQTFQQGVSHEVKEESLMLTGDENIVSVQFIVQYMIKDAKNYLFNVNDPEQTLAHAGEAAMREIIGKGKIDDALTTGKQEIQAQTRELMQHILNLYDTGLSVVAVQMQNVHPPDEVIDAFKDVASAREDKSRFINEAEAYQRDILPKSRGEAARITNEAHAYKEANIRRAEGDAARFLSVLSEYNKAKDITRQRMYLETMETILSNPETEKLIMSDDALQKSVPYLPLEKLPKQPAPKEAQ; encoded by the coding sequence ATGAATTGGGATTGGGAAAAACTACAAAAACAACAACAGGGGCGCCCCGGCGGCAAGCCGCCGAGCTTTGACGACTTCCAAGATCAGTTTGACAAACTCAAAAAGTTCAAACTGCCCGGCTGGAAGCTCATCATTCCGATTTTCATCGTCCTCTGGATCGCCAGCGGATTCTACATCGTGGAACCCGACGAAGTCGGTGTGGTAAAACAGTTCGGACAATTTAACCGCATCACCACTGCGGGTCCGAATTACCACATTCCGTTCCCGGTGGAAAGCGCGCTCACCCCGAAGGTGACACAAATTCGGCGCGTTGAATTCGGTTTCCGATCCACGGGCAGGGCCAAGACCCAAACCTTCCAACAGGGTGTCAGCCACGAAGTCAAGGAAGAATCCCTGATGCTGACCGGCGACGAAAACATCGTTTCAGTCCAGTTCATCGTCCAGTACATGATCAAGGACGCCAAGAACTACCTGTTCAACGTCAATGACCCCGAGCAGACCCTGGCCCATGCGGGCGAAGCAGCCATGCGCGAAATCATCGGCAAGGGCAAGATTGACGACGCACTGACCACCGGCAAGCAGGAAATCCAGGCCCAGACCCGGGAGCTGATGCAGCATATCCTGAACCTCTACGACACGGGTCTGTCCGTTGTGGCTGTTCAGATGCAGAACGTGCATCCGCCGGACGAAGTCATCGACGCGTTCAAGGATGTCGCCTCCGCACGCGAGGACAAGAGCCGCTTCATCAACGAAGCTGAAGCGTACCAACGGGATATCCTGCCCAAATCGCGCGGTGAGGCCGCACGCATCACCAACGAGGCCCACGCCTACAAGGAAGCCAATATCCGCCGCGCCGAAGGTGATGCAGCCCGTTTTCTGTCCGTCCTTTCCGAATACAACAAGGCAAAGGATATCACCCGTCAGCGCATGTACCTGGAGACCATGGAAACGATCCTCTCGAATCCGGAAACGGAAAAGCTGATCATGTCCGACGACGCACTCCAGAAATCCGTACCCTACCTGCCCTTGGAGAAGCTGCCCAAGCAGCCCGCTCCCAAGGAAGCGCAATAA
- the hflC gene encoding protease modulator HflC: protein MNKTTILLSIAIIVGAFILTSAAFTVDQTQTAIVIQLGRPVGDEALGPGLHFKLPMVQNVVFFDARILDFDAKPEEITTTDKKYMNVDSYTKWRIVDPLTFYTKVRTIQGARARLDDIVRSQLRVALGRYTLIEVVSHKRQEIMDAVTARSKELLTPYGIEVLDVRIKRTDLPAENARSIYGRMKAERERQAKQYRSEGLEASAKIKATADRERTVLLADANMQAEIIRGEGEALAVKIYADALSQSPEFYTFTRSLDAYRRGFGQNTRFIMTPKSPFMKYLQ from the coding sequence ATGAATAAAACAACGATACTTCTCAGCATAGCGATCATAGTCGGCGCGTTCATCCTGACCTCTGCGGCCTTCACCGTGGACCAGACCCAAACGGCCATCGTCATCCAGCTCGGTCGCCCGGTGGGCGATGAGGCGCTCGGCCCCGGCCTGCACTTCAAACTGCCCATGGTCCAGAACGTGGTCTTCTTTGACGCACGCATTCTGGACTTCGACGCCAAGCCCGAAGAAATCACCACCACGGACAAGAAATACATGAACGTGGACTCCTACACCAAGTGGCGCATTGTCGACCCGCTGACCTTCTATACCAAGGTCCGCACCATTCAGGGGGCGCGGGCCCGTCTGGACGACATTGTCCGCTCCCAGTTGCGCGTGGCCCTGGGCCGGTACACCCTGATCGAGGTCGTGTCCCATAAACGCCAGGAAATCATGGATGCAGTCACCGCCCGGTCCAAGGAACTGCTCACGCCCTACGGCATAGAGGTGTTGGACGTCCGCATCAAACGCACTGACCTGCCCGCTGAAAACGCCCGCTCCATCTACGGCCGCATGAAGGCCGAACGGGAACGCCAGGCCAAGCAGTACCGCTCCGAGGGCCTTGAGGCTTCGGCCAAGATCAAGGCCACTGCGGACCGGGAAAGGACTGTTCTGCTGGCAGATGCGAACATGCAGGCTGAGATCATCCGAGGCGAGGGCGAAGCCCTGGCCGTCAAGATCTATGCCGACGCCCTGAGCCAATCGCCGGAATTCTACACGTTCACCCGAAGCCTTGATGCCTACCGGCGCGGCTTCGGGCAAAACACCCGCTTCATCATGACACCCAAAAGCCCTTTCATGAAATACTTGCAATAG
- a CDS encoding S24 family peptidase — translation MPKKKRRCDDAQLKWFEEALERIKKATGARTQVQLAEVLDVRQSSISDAKRRCSIPADWFLKLYRSHGLDPDWLSEGVEPVYINADKAKVPADTLLREAPTPYGRMNSRSRVVPVSTMAGANKEANAWEAKPIEELSVPESFCRPKLLVVKVDSASMDPVIARGAFVGIDRDQSEHPDGDLCAVYFPHQGLTIRRVFHQGDTFLLKADNDSYSDLTIPAKEMDARTVGRVIWVLQNLASL, via the coding sequence ATGCCCAAGAAAAAAAGAAGATGCGACGACGCACAACTCAAGTGGTTCGAAGAAGCGCTTGAACGGATCAAGAAGGCCACCGGAGCGCGTACGCAGGTACAGCTCGCGGAAGTCCTTGATGTCCGTCAGTCCAGCATCTCCGACGCCAAACGCCGCTGTTCCATTCCTGCCGATTGGTTCCTCAAATTGTACCGCAGCCACGGGTTGGACCCGGATTGGCTGTCCGAAGGTGTCGAACCCGTATACATCAACGCCGACAAGGCCAAGGTTCCGGCAGACACCCTGTTGCGCGAGGCGCCCACCCCCTATGGCAGAATGAACTCCCGCAGCCGCGTGGTTCCCGTTTCCACCATGGCCGGTGCAAACAAGGAAGCCAATGCATGGGAGGCCAAGCCCATTGAAGAGCTCTCGGTCCCGGAATCCTTCTGTCGCCCCAAACTCCTGGTGGTCAAAGTGGACTCCGCAAGCATGGATCCCGTCATTGCACGCGGCGCCTTTGTCGGCATTGACCGCGACCAGAGCGAGCATCCCGACGGCGACCTCTGTGCGGTATACTTCCCTCATCAGGGACTGACCATCCGCAGAGTCTTTCATCAGGGAGACACCTTCCTGCTCAAGGCGGACAACGACAGCTACTCCGACCTGACCATTCCGGCCAAGGAGATGGACGCCCGCACCGTGGGCCGCGTCATCTGGGTTCTTCAGAACCTCGCCTCATTGTAA
- the panB gene encoding 3-methyl-2-oxobutanoate hydroxymethyltransferase, which translates to MSTTNPTPSPAKAKPISAPDIQAMKGAEKICCMTAYDYSSGLLVDQAGVDLVLVGDSLAMVVLGHEDTLSVTVDEMIHHTRATSRGVKHALLVADMPFMSFATVDKALENGGRIISEGRAKAVKLEGGIPVVPQITALVAAGIPVMAHVGLTPQHVAKFGGFKAQGKSADATRALIEDAKAVEEAGAFCVVLEAIPVEAAELITDSLTIPTIGIGAGNITDGQILVYHDTLGLFDRFTPKFVRRFAELGDESRKALERYCAEVRRGTFPGDKNTFYMPEDEMAQVRKIKVKPKKK; encoded by the coding sequence ATGAGTACCACCAATCCCACCCCCTCTCCGGCCAAGGCCAAACCCATCTCCGCGCCTGATATCCAGGCCATGAAGGGTGCTGAAAAGATCTGCTGCATGACCGCCTACGACTATTCCTCGGGACTCCTCGTAGACCAGGCAGGCGTTGATCTCGTGCTGGTAGGAGATTCCCTGGCCATGGTTGTGCTCGGCCATGAAGACACCCTTTCCGTGACCGTGGACGAAATGATCCACCACACCCGGGCCACCAGCCGGGGTGTCAAACACGCCCTGCTCGTGGCGGATATGCCTTTCATGTCCTTTGCCACGGTGGACAAGGCCCTGGAAAACGGCGGCCGAATCATCTCCGAAGGCCGCGCCAAGGCCGTCAAACTCGAAGGCGGTATCCCCGTGGTCCCGCAGATCACGGCCCTGGTTGCCGCAGGCATCCCGGTCATGGCCCATGTGGGCCTGACCCCACAGCACGTGGCCAAATTCGGCGGGTTCAAGGCTCAGGGCAAATCTGCCGACGCCACCCGCGCACTGATCGAAGACGCCAAAGCCGTAGAAGAGGCCGGGGCGTTCTGCGTGGTGTTGGAAGCCATTCCGGTGGAGGCCGCCGAGTTGATCACCGACTCCCTGACCATCCCGACCATCGGCATCGGCGCAGGCAACATCACCGACGGCCAGATTCTCGTCTATCACGACACCCTCGGCCTTTTCGACCGGTTCACCCCCAAATTCGTGCGCCGCTTCGCCGAACTGGGCGACGAGTCCCGCAAGGCTCTGGAACGCTACTGCGCCGAGGTCAGGCGCGGAACATTCCCGGGCGACAAGAACACCTTCTACATGCCTGAAGACGAAATGGCCCAGGTCCGCAAGATCAAGGTCAAACCCAAGAAAAAATAG
- a CDS encoding HAMP domain-containing sensor histidine kinase translates to MDDSGMGNKVPERPDADLLSLSDQERLELMVTRIEEKLVDYEGYDFSMRQIRALNIFFELAQELRGREMFYAICMAIPRALFNMEACMYILEDEETFSLAACSTNKANMESTRTWDHEFNERLTVSNDHMFIPIQGNPEYNDMLTFVPPNNIIGCFVMHPCSTLPGHARLFLEKFVNRVGFQLHHRIIRARNREHIRFIKSMVQDIGHNVIVPNMYFKLYFNRLKRKIEELHLVTSETLVMMTQCDNPDMIREGNRLAEIASGIEAQYQEIYSHYESTSMFLEALLRRRHFEEGRYVLDKREVNLHTTIINPLVERFRHRFEERGIQINLGMGGAHDQIIRLILDRGLMSQVLDNLLSNALKYTENVVLADGRDGKFVSYGWRIIKDFFAPGHPGIRIWVTSTGHPLNLEDPMEVFKPGFRAGNVAHESGTGRGLYFVRQVVELHGGKVGYSHTEKGNEFYMILPFEQDHPQR, encoded by the coding sequence ATGGACGACTCCGGCATGGGCAACAAGGTGCCCGAAAGACCCGATGCAGACCTGCTCAGTCTCTCGGACCAAGAACGTTTGGAGCTTATGGTCACCCGCATAGAGGAAAAACTGGTCGATTACGAAGGCTACGATTTTTCCATGCGCCAGATACGCGCCCTGAACATTTTCTTCGAACTGGCCCAGGAACTGCGTGGACGCGAAATGTTCTATGCAATCTGCATGGCCATTCCCCGCGCCCTGTTCAACATGGAAGCCTGCATGTACATCCTGGAGGACGAAGAGACCTTTTCCCTGGCTGCCTGTTCCACGAACAAAGCCAACATGGAGTCGACCCGGACCTGGGACCACGAATTCAACGAACGTCTGACCGTATCAAACGATCATATGTTCATCCCCATCCAGGGCAACCCGGAATACAACGACATGCTCACCTTCGTGCCGCCCAACAACATCATCGGCTGCTTTGTCATGCACCCCTGCTCAACGCTGCCGGGACACGCCCGGCTCTTCCTGGAAAAATTCGTCAACCGCGTCGGATTTCAACTCCATCACCGCATCATCCGCGCCCGCAACCGCGAACACATCCGCTTCATCAAATCCATGGTCCAGGACATCGGGCATAATGTCATTGTGCCCAACATGTATTTCAAACTCTATTTCAACCGGTTGAAACGGAAAATCGAGGAACTGCACCTGGTCACCTCCGAAACCTTGGTCATGATGACACAATGCGACAATCCGGACATGATCCGGGAGGGCAATCGACTGGCCGAAATCGCCAGCGGCATTGAGGCGCAGTATCAGGAGATTTACAGTCACTATGAATCCACGTCCATGTTCCTTGAGGCACTGCTCCGCAGACGTCATTTCGAGGAAGGGCGTTATGTCCTGGATAAGCGGGAAGTCAACCTGCATACAACAATCATAAATCCGCTCGTCGAACGCTTCCGGCACAGGTTCGAGGAACGGGGCATTCAGATCAATCTCGGTATGGGTGGCGCTCACGATCAGATTATCCGACTGATACTTGACCGGGGCCTCATGTCACAGGTGCTCGACAACCTCTTGTCCAATGCCCTCAAATACACGGAAAACGTCGTTCTGGCCGATGGGCGTGATGGAAAATTCGTGTCCTACGGATGGCGGATCATCAAGGATTTTTTTGCGCCGGGCCACCCTGGCATCCGCATATGGGTCACCTCCACCGGGCACCCGCTCAACCTGGAAGACCCCATGGAAGTGTTCAAGCCGGGCTTCCGCGCCGGGAATGTGGCCCATGAATCCGGCACGGGCCGCGGCCTGTACTTTGTCCGACAGGTGGTCGAGCTTCACGGTGGCAAGGTCGGCTATTCCCACACGGAAAAAGGCAATGAATTCTATATGATCCTTCCTTTTGAACAGGATCACCCCCAACGTTGA
- a CDS encoding AI-2E family transporter, with product MFDSDRPYTLDSVVRMALGAGFLIGLVWLLGYLSSALVPFVAALLMAYLLNPLACFFEKYVRNRSLAVLLTILVLFGVIAAIVLLVVPMMVSEFVHMGQVLSQLMSNTEFADKVASSLPPDIWNWLRETVQKPEVQEMFSSEGVMKAARSLLTTVVPGIRGMAQGALNVVAGLIGLFVILLYVIFLLADFGRIKANWQEYLPQSYRDGITGFLGEFEKTMGLYFRGQIIVCLLVGVFMSTGFVLIGLPLGLVLGMLIGLLNIAPYLGVAGAVPAVLLAALNSLEAGESVWVGIGLVVAVMSVVQVIQDVVLVPKIQGESLGLSPWLILLSLSVWGKLLGFLGLLIALPMSCLCLSYYRRMLAKKEIAS from the coding sequence TCCCGTTCGTGGCCGCGTTGCTCATGGCCTACCTGCTCAATCCTTTGGCCTGTTTCTTTGAAAAATATGTCAGGAACCGGAGTTTGGCGGTCCTGTTGACCATCCTTGTGCTGTTCGGCGTCATTGCCGCGATAGTCCTTCTGGTTGTGCCCATGATGGTGTCGGAATTCGTGCACATGGGCCAGGTCCTGTCGCAACTGATGTCCAATACGGAATTCGCCGACAAGGTGGCGAGCAGCCTTCCGCCGGATATCTGGAATTGGCTGCGGGAGACCGTGCAGAAGCCCGAGGTCCAGGAGATGTTCTCCTCCGAAGGGGTGATGAAGGCGGCCCGGTCGCTTCTGACGACCGTGGTTCCGGGAATCAGGGGCATGGCCCAGGGGGCACTGAATGTGGTGGCCGGACTGATCGGATTGTTCGTCATCCTGCTGTACGTGATCTTTCTGCTGGCCGACTTCGGCAGGATCAAGGCCAATTGGCAGGAATACCTTCCCCAGAGTTACCGGGATGGTATTACCGGATTTCTCGGTGAGTTCGAGAAGACCATGGGGCTGTATTTCCGCGGTCAGATCATCGTCTGTCTTCTGGTGGGCGTGTTCATGTCCACGGGATTCGTGCTCATCGGCCTGCCGTTGGGCCTTGTGCTCGGTATGCTCATCGGGCTTTTGAATATCGCTCCGTATCTGGGGGTTGCCGGTGCGGTCCCGGCCGTGCTCCTGGCGGCGTTGAACTCACTGGAAGCGGGCGAATCCGTTTGGGTAGGCATCGGCCTTGTCGTGGCCGTCATGTCCGTGGTCCAGGTCATCCAGGACGTTGTCCTGGTGCCGAAAATCCAGGGCGAAAGCCTGGGGCTGTCTCCCTGGCTCATTCTCCTGTCCCTGTCTGTCTGGGGCAAGCTTCTCGGCTTTTTGGGCCTGCTCATCGCCCTGCCCATGTCCTGCCTGTGCCTGTCGTACTACCGCAGGATGTTGGCCAAAAAAGAGATCGCTTCGTAA